A single region of the Oncorhynchus keta strain PuntledgeMale-10-30-2019 chromosome 37, Oket_V2, whole genome shotgun sequence genome encodes:
- the LOC127916738 gene encoding uncharacterized protein LOC127916738 isoform X41 — protein MSKGVMSKGVVSKGVMSKGVMSEGVMSKGVMSKGVMSEGVMSKGVMSKGVMSKGVMSKGVVSKGVVSKGVMSKGVVSKGVVSKGVMSKGVVSKGVVSKGVMSKGVVSKGVVSKGVMSKGVVSKGVMSDVVSKGVMSKGVVSKGVVSKGVVSDVVSKDVMSKGVVSKGVMSKGVMSKGVVSKDVMSKGVMSKGVMSKGVMSKGVVSEGVVSKDVVGKGVVSKGVVSKDVVSKGVVGKGVVSKGVVSKGVVSKDVVGKGVVSKDVVSKGVVSKDVVIKGVVSKDVVSKGVVSKDVVSKGVVSKDVVSKGVVSKDVVIKGVVSKDVVSKGVVSKDVVSKGVVSKDVVSKGVVSKGVVSKDVVSKGVVSKDVVSKGVVSKDVVSKGVVSKGVVSKGVVSKGVVSKGVVSKDVVGKGVVSKGVLSEGVVSKGVVSKYVVGKGVVSKGVVSKDVVGKGVVSKGVVSKDVVSESVVSKGVVSKDVVGKGVVSKGVVSKGVVSKGVVSKYVVGKGVVSKGVVSKGVVSKGVVSKDVVSESVVSKGVVSKDVVGKGVVSKGVVSKDVVGKGVVSKGVVNDVVGKGVVSKGVVSDVVGKGVVSDVVGKGVVSEGVVSKGVVSKDVVGKGVVSKGVVSKDVVSKGVVSKGVVSKGVVSKGVVSKDVVGKGVVSKGVVSEGVVSKDVVGKGVVSKGVVSKGVVSKGIVSEGIMSKDVVGKGVVSKGVMNEGVVSKGVVSKDVVGKGVVSKGVVSKDVVSKGVVSKGVVSEGVVSKDVVGKGVVSDVVGKGVVSEGIMSKDVVGKGVVSKGVMNEGVVSKGIVSEGVVSEDVVGKVVMSKGVVSKGVVSKGVVSKGIVSKGVVSEDVVGKGVVSDVVGKGVMSKAVVSEGVESFTHSHTINSLTSLFNHIQYRHL, from the exons ATGAGTAAAGGTGTAAtgagtaaaggtgtagtgagtaaaggtgtaATGAGTAAAGGTGTAATGAGTGAAGGTGTAATGAGTAAAGGTGTAATGAGTAAAGGTGTAATGAGTGAAGGTGTAATGAGTAAAGGTGTAATGAGTAAAGGTGTAATGAGTAAAGGTGTAAtgagtaaaggtgtagtgagtaaaggtgtagtgagtaaaggtgtaatgagtaaaggtgtagtgagtaaaggtgtagtgagtaaaggtgtaatgagtaaaggtgtagtgagtaaaggtgtagtgagtaaaggtgtaatgagtaaaggtgtagtgagtaaag gtgtagtgagtaaaggtgtaatgagtaaaggtgtagtgagtaaaggtgtaatgagtgatgtagtgagtaaaggtgtaatgagtaaaggtgtagtgagtaaaggtgtagtgagtaaaggtgtagtgagtgaTGTAGTGAGTAAAGATGTAAtgagtaaaggtgtagtgagtaaaggtgtaATGAGTAAAGGTGTAAtgagtaaaggtgtagtgagtaaagaTGTCATGAGTAAAGGTGTAATGAGTAAAGGTGTAATGAGTAAAGGTGTAAtgagtaaaggtgtagtgagtgaaggtgtagtgagtaaagatgtagtgggtaaaggtgtagtgagtaaaggtgtagtgagtaaagatgtagtgagtaaaggtgtagtgggtaaaggtgtagtgagtaaaggtgtagtgagtaaaggtgtagtgagtaaagatgtagtgggtaaaggtgtagtgagtaaagatgtagtgagtaaaggtgtagtgagtaaagaTGTAGTGAttaaaggtgtagtgagtaaagatgtagtgagtaaaggtgtagtgagtaaagatgtagtgagtaaaggtgtagtgagtaaagatgtagtgagtaaaggtgtagtgagtaaagaTGTAGTGAttaaag gtgtagtgagtaaagatgtagtgagtaaaggtgtagtgagtaaagatgtagtgagtaaaggtgtagtgagtaaagatgtagtgagtaaaggtgtagtgagtaaag gtgtagtgagtaaagatgtagtgagtaaaggtgtagtgagtaaagatgtagtgagtaaaggtgtagtgagtaaagatgtagtgagtaaaggtgtagtgagtaaaggtgtagtgagtaaaggtgtagtgagtaaaggtgtagtgagtaaaggtgtagtgagtaaagatgtagtgggtaaaggtgtagtgagtaaaggtgtaTTGAGTgaaggtgtagtgagtaaaggtgtagtgagtaaatatgtagtgggtaaaggtgtagtgagtaaaggtgtagtgagtaaagatgtagtgggtaaaggtgtagtgagtaaaggtgtagtgagtaaagaTGTAGTGAGTGAAAgtgtagtgagtaaaggtgtagtgagtaaagatgtagtgggtaaaggtgtagtgagtaaaggtgtagtgagtaaaggtgtagtgagtaaaggtgtagtgagtaaatatgtagtgggtaaaggtgtagtgagtaaaggtgtagtgagtaaaggtgtagtgagtaaaggtgtagtgagtaaagaTGTAGTGAGTGAAAgtgtagtgagtaaaggtgtagtgagtaaagatgtagtgggtaaaggtgtagtgagtaaaggtgtagtgagtaaagatgtagtgggtaaaggtgtagtgagtaaaggtgtagtgaatgatgtagtgggtaaaggtgtagtgagtaaaggtgtagtgagtgatgtagtgggtaaaggtgtagtgagtgatgtagtgggtaaaggtgtagtgagtgaaggtgtagtgagtaaaggtgtagtgagtaaagatgtagtgggtaaaggtgtagtgagtaaaggtgtagtgagtaaagatgtagtgagtaaaggtgtagtgagtaaaggtgtagtgagtaaaggtgtagtgagtaaaggtgtagtgagtaaagatgtagtgggtaaaggtgtagtgagtaaaggtgtagtgagtgaag gtgtagtgagtaaagatgtagtgggtaaaggtgtagtgagtaaag gtgtagtgagtaaaggtgtagtgagtaaaggtATAGTGAGTGAAGGTATAATGAGTAAAGATGTAGTGggtaaaggtgtagtgagtaaaggtgtaATGAATgaaggtgtagtgagtaaaggtgtagtgagtaaagatgtagtgggtaaaggtgtagtgagtaaaggtgtagtgagtaaagatgtagtgagtaaaggtgtagtgagtaaaggtgtagtgagtgaaggtgtagtgagtaaagatgtagtgggtaaaggtgtagtgagtgatgtagtgggtaaaggtgtagtgagtgaAGGTATAATGAGTAAAGATGTAGTGggtaaaggtgtagtgagtaaaggtgtaATGAATgaaggtgtagtgagtaaaggtATAGTGAGTGAAGGTGTAGTGAGTGAAGATGTAGTGGGTAAAGTTGTAAtgagtaaaggtgtagtgagtaaaggtgtagtgagtaaaggtgtagtgagtaaaggtATAGTGAGTAAAG GTGTAGTGAGTGAAGATGTAGTGGgtaaaggtgtagtgagtgaTGTAGTGGGTAAAGGTGTAATGAGTAAAGCTGTAGTGAGTGAAGGTGTTGAGAGTtttacacactcacatacaattAATTCCCTCACATCTCTCTTCAATCACATCCAGTATAGACATCTGTAA
- the LOC127916738 gene encoding uncharacterized protein LOC127916738 isoform X27, with protein MSKGVMSKGVVSKGVMSKGVMSEGVMSKGVMSKGVMSEGVMSKGVMSKGVMSKGVMSKGVVSKGVVSKGVMSKGVVSKGVVSKGVMSKGVVSKGVVSKGVMSKGVVSKGVVSKGVMSKGVVSKGVMSDVVSKGVMSKGVVSKGVVSKGVVSDVVSKDVMSKGVVSKGVMSKGVMSKGVVSKDVMSKGVMSKGVMSKGVMSKGVVSEGVVSKDVVGKGVVSKGVVSKDVVSKGVVGKGVVSKGVVSKGVVSKDVVGKGVVSKDVVSKGVVSKDVVSKGVVSKDVVSKDVVIKGVVSKDVVSKGVVSKDVVSKGVVSKDVVSKGVVSKDVVSKGVVSKGVVSKGVVSKGVVSKGVVSKGVVSKDVVGKGVVSKGVVSKDVVSESVVSKGVVSKDVVGKGVVSKGVVSKGVVSKDVVGKGVVSKDVVSKGVVSKDVVSKGVVSKDVVSKGVVSKGVVSKGVVSKGVVSKGVVSKDVVGKGVVSKGVLSEGVVSKGVVSKYVVGKGVVSKGVVSKDVVGKGVVSKGVVSKDVVSESVVSKGVVSKDVVGKGVVSKGVVSKGVVSKGVVSKYVVGKGVVSKGVVSKGVVSKGVVSKDVVSESVVSKGVVSKDVVGKGVVSKGVVSKDVVGKGVVSKGVVNDVVGKGVVSKGVVSDVVGKGVVSDVVGKGVVSEGVVSKGVVSKDVVGKGVVSKGVVSKDVVSKGVVSKGVVSKGVVSKGVVSKDVVGKGVVSKGVVSEGVVSKDVVGKGVVSKGVVSKGVVSKGIVSEGIMSKDVVGKGVVSKGVMNEGVVSKGVVSKDVVGKGVVSKGVVSKDVVSKGVVSKGVVSEGVVSKDVVGKGVVSDVVGKGVVSEGIMSKDVVGKGVVSKGVMNEGVVSKGIVSEGVVSEDVVGKVVMSKGVVSKGVVSKGVVSKGIVSKGVVSEDVVGKGVVSDVVGKGVMSKAVVSEGVESFTHSHTINSLTSLFNHIQYRHL; from the exons ATGAGTAAAGGTGTAAtgagtaaaggtgtagtgagtaaaggtgtaATGAGTAAAGGTGTAATGAGTGAAGGTGTAATGAGTAAAGGTGTAATGAGTAAAGGTGTAATGAGTGAAGGTGTAATGAGTAAAGGTGTAATGAGTAAAGGTGTAATGAGTAAAGGTGTAAtgagtaaaggtgtagtgagtaaaggtgtagtgagtaaaggtgtaatgagtaaaggtgtagtgagtaaaggtgtagtgagtaaaggtgtaatgagtaaaggtgtagtgagtaaaggtgtagtgagtaaaggtgtaatgagtaaaggtgtagtgagtaaag gtgtagtgagtaaaggtgtaatgagtaaaggtgtagtgagtaaaggtgtaatgagtgatgtagtgagtaaaggtgtaatgagtaaaggtgtagtgagtaaaggtgtagtgagtaaaggtgtagtgagtgaTGTAGTGAGTAAAGATGTAAtgagtaaaggtgtagtgagtaaaggtgtaATGAGTAAAGGTGTAAtgagtaaaggtgtagtgagtaaagaTGTCATGAGTAAAGGTGTAATGAGTAAAGGTGTAATGAGTAAAGGTGTAAtgagtaaaggtgtagtgagtgaaggtgtagtgagtaaagatgtagtgggtaaaggtgtagtgagtaaaggtgtagtgagtaaagatgtagtgagtaaaggtgtagtgggtaaaggtgtagtgagtaaaggtgtagtgagtaaaggtgtagtgagtaaagatgtagtgggtaaaggtgtagtgagtaaagatgtagtgagtaaag gtgtagtgagtaaagatgtagtgagtaaaggtgtagtgagtaaagatgtagtgagtaaag aTGTAGTGAttaaaggtgtagtgagtaaagatgtagtgagtaaag gtgtagtgagtaaagatgtagtgagtaaaggtgtagtgagtaaagatgtagtgagtaaaggtgtagtgagtaaagatgtagtgagtaaaggtgtagtgagtaaaggtgtagtgagtaaaggtgtagtgagtaaaggtgtagtgagtaaaggtgtagtgagtaaaggtgtagtgagtaaagatgtagtgggtaaaggtgtagtgagtaaaggtgtagtgagtaaagaTGTAGTGAGTGAAAgtgtagtgagtaaaggtgtagtgagtaaagatgtagtgggtaaaggtgtagtgagtaaaggtgtagtgagtaaaggtgtagtgagtaaagatgtagtgggtaaaggtgtagtgagtaaagatgtagtgagtaaaggtgtagtgagtaaagatgtagtgagtaaaggtgtagtgagtaaagatgtagtgagtaaaggtgtagtgagtaaaggtgtagtgagtaaaggtgtagtgagtaaaggtgtagtgagtaaaggtgtagtgagtaaagatgtagtgggtaaaggtgtagtgagtaaaggtgtaTTGAGTgaaggtgtagtgagtaaaggtgtagtgagtaaatatgtagtgggtaaaggtgtagtgagtaaaggtgtagtgagtaaagatgtagtgggtaaaggtgtagtgagtaaaggtgtagtgagtaaagaTGTAGTGAGTGAAAgtgtagtgagtaaaggtgtagtgagtaaagatgtagtgggtaaaggtgtagtgagtaaaggtgtagtgagtaaaggtgtagtgagtaaaggtgtagtgagtaaatatgtagtgggtaaaggtgtagtgagtaaaggtgtagtgagtaaaggtgtagtgagtaaaggtgtagtgagtaaagaTGTAGTGAGTGAAAgtgtagtgagtaaaggtgtagtgagtaaagatgtagtgggtaaaggtgtagtgagtaaaggtgtagtgagtaaagatgtagtgggtaaaggtgtagtgagtaaaggtgtagtgaatgatgtagtgggtaaaggtgtagtgagtaaaggtgtagtgagtgatgtagtgggtaaaggtgtagtgagtgatgtagtgggtaaaggtgtagtgagtgaaggtgtagtgagtaaaggtgtagtgagtaaagatgtagtgggtaaaggtgtagtgagtaaaggtgtagtgagtaaagatgtagtgagtaaaggtgtagtgagtaaaggtgtagtgagtaaaggtgtagtgagtaaaggtgtagtgagtaaagatgtagtgggtaaaggtgtagtgagtaaaggtgtagtgagtgaag gtgtagtgagtaaagatgtagtgggtaaaggtgtagtgagtaaag gtgtagtgagtaaaggtgtagtgagtaaaggtATAGTGAGTGAAGGTATAATGAGTAAAGATGTAGTGggtaaaggtgtagtgagtaaaggtgtaATGAATgaaggtgtagtgagtaaaggtgtagtgagtaaagatgtagtgggtaaaggtgtagtgagtaaaggtgtagtgagtaaagatgtagtgagtaaaggtgtagtgagtaaaggtgtagtgagtgaaggtgtagtgagtaaagatgtagtgggtaaaggtgtagtgagtgatgtagtgggtaaaggtgtagtgagtgaAGGTATAATGAGTAAAGATGTAGTGggtaaaggtgtagtgagtaaaggtgtaATGAATgaaggtgtagtgagtaaaggtATAGTGAGTGAAGGTGTAGTGAGTGAAGATGTAGTGGGTAAAGTTGTAAtgagtaaaggtgtagtgagtaaaggtgtagtgagtaaaggtgtagtgagtaaaggtATAGTGAGTAAAG GTGTAGTGAGTGAAGATGTAGTGGgtaaaggtgtagtgagtgaTGTAGTGGGTAAAGGTGTAATGAGTAAAGCTGTAGTGAGTGAAGGTGTTGAGAGTtttacacactcacatacaattAATTCCCTCACATCTCTCTTCAATCACATCCAGTATAGACATCTGTAA
- the LOC127916738 gene encoding uncharacterized protein LOC127916738 isoform X48 codes for MSKGVMSKGVVSKGVMSKGVMSEGVMSKGVMSKGVMSEGVMSKGVMSKGVMSKGVMSKGVVSKGVVSKGVMSKGVVSKGVVSKGVMSKGVVSKGVVSKGVMSKGVVSKGVVSKGVMSKGVVSKGVMSDVVSKGVMSKGVVSKGVVSKGVVSDVVSKDVMSKGVVSKGVMSKGVMSKGVVSKDVMSKGVMSKGVMSKGVMSKGVVSEGVVSKDVVGKGVVSKGVVSKDVVSKGVVGKGVVSKGVVSKGVVSKDVVGKGVVSKDVVSKGVVSKDVVIKGVVSKDVVSKGVVSKDVVSKGVVSKDVVSKGVVSKDVVIKGVVSKDVVSKGVVSKDVVGKGVVSKGVVSKGVVSKGVVSKDVVGKGVVSKDVVSKGVVSKDVVSKGVVSKDVVSKGVVSKGVVSKGVVSKGVVSKGVVSKGVVSKDVVGKGVVSKGVVSKDVVSESVVSKGVVSKDVVGKGVVSKGVVSKGVVSKDVVGKGVVSKDVVSKGVVSKDVVSKGVVSKDVVSKGVVSKGVVSKGVVSKGVVSKGVVSKDVVGKGVVSKGVLSEGVVSKGVVSKYVVGKGVVSKGVVSKDVVSESVVSKGVVSKDVVGKGVVSKGVVSKDVVGKGVVSKGVVSEGVVSKDVVGKGVVSKGVVSKGVVSKGIVSEGIMSKDVVGKGVVSKGVMNEGVVSKGVVSKDVVGKGVVSKGVVSKDVVSKGVVSKGVVSEGVVSKDVVGKGVVSDVVGKGVVSEGIMSKDVVGKGVVSKGVMNEGVVSKGIVSEGVVSEDVVGKVVMSKGVVSKGVVSKGVVSKGIVSKGVVSEDVVGKGVVSDVVGKGVMSKAVVSEGVESFTHSHTINSLTSLFNHIQYRHL; via the exons ATGAGTAAAGGTGTAAtgagtaaaggtgtagtgagtaaaggtgtaATGAGTAAAGGTGTAATGAGTGAAGGTGTAATGAGTAAAGGTGTAATGAGTAAAGGTGTAATGAGTGAAGGTGTAATGAGTAAAGGTGTAATGAGTAAAGGTGTAATGAGTAAAGGTGTAAtgagtaaaggtgtagtgagtaaaggtgtagtgagtaaaggtgtaatgagtaaaggtgtagtgagtaaaggtgtagtgagtaaaggtgtaatgagtaaaggtgtagtgagtaaaggtgtagtgagtaaaggtgtaatgagtaaaggtgtagtgagtaaag gtgtagtgagtaaaggtgtaatgagtaaaggtgtagtgagtaaaggtgtaatgagtgatgtagtgagtaaaggtgtaatgagtaaaggtgtagtgagtaaaggtgtagtgagtaaaggtgtagtgagtgaTGTAGTGAGTAAAGATGTAAtgagtaaaggtgtagtgagtaaaggtgtaATGAGTAAAGGTGTAAtgagtaaaggtgtagtgagtaaagaTGTCATGAGTAAAGGTGTAATGAGTAAAGGTGTAATGAGTAAAGGTGTAAtgagtaaaggtgtagtgagtgaaggtgtagtgagtaaagatgtagtgggtaaaggtgtagtgagtaaaggtgtagtgagtaaagatgtagtgagtaaaggtgtagtgggtaaaggtgtagtgagtaaaggtgtagtgagtaaaggtgtagtgagtaaagatgtagtgggtaaaggtgtagtgagtaaagatgtagtgagtaaaggtgtagtgagtaaagaTGTAGTGAttaaaggtgtagtgagtaaagatgtagtgagtaaaggtgtagtgagtaaagatgtagtgagtaaaggtgtagtgagtaaagatgtagtgagtaaaggtgtagtgagtaaagaTGTAGTGAttaaaggtgtagtgagtaaagatgtagtgagtaaaggtgtagtgagtaaagatgtagtgggtaaaggtgtagtgagtaaaggtgtagtgagtaaaggtgtagtgagtaaaggtgtagtgagtaaagatgtagtgggtaaaggtgtagtgagtaaagatgtagtgagtaaaggtgtagtgagtaaagatgtagtgagtaaaggtgtagtgagtaaagatgtagtgagtaaaggtgtagtgagtaaaggtgtagtgagtaaaggtgtagtgagtaaaggtgtagtgagtaaaggtgtagtgagtaaaggtgtagtgagtaaagatgtagtgggtaaaggtgtagtgagtaaaggtgtagtgagtaaagaTGTAGTGAGTGAAAgtgtagtgagtaaaggtgtagtgagtaaagatgtagtgggtaaaggtgtagtgagtaaaggtgtagtgagtaaaggtgtagtgagtaaagatgtagtgggtaaaggtgtagtgagtaaagatgtagtgagtaaaggtgtagtgagtaaagatgtagtgagtaaaggtgtagtgagtaaagatgtagtgagtaaaggtgtagtgagtaaaggtgtagtgagtaaaggtgtagtgagtaaaggtgtagtgagtaaaggtgtagtgagtaaagatgtagtgggtaaaggtgtagtgagtaaaggtgtaTTGAGTgaaggtgtagtgagtaaaggtgtagtgagtaaatatgtagtgggtaaag gtgtagtgagtaaaggtgtagtgagtaaagaTGTAGTGAGTGAAAgtgtagtgagtaaaggtgtagtgagtaaagatgtagtgggtaaag gtgtagtgagtaaaggtgtagtgagtaaagatgtagtgggtaaaggtgtagtgagtaaaggtgtagtgagtgaag gtgtagtgagtaaagatgtagtgggtaaaggtgtagtgagtaaag gtgtagtgagtaaaggtgtagtgagtaaaggtATAGTGAGTGAAGGTATAATGAGTAAAGATGTAGTGggtaaaggtgtagtgagtaaaggtgtaATGAATgaaggtgtagtgagtaaaggtgtagtgagtaaagatgtagtgggtaaaggtgtagtgagtaaaggtgtagtgagtaaagatgtagtgagtaaaggtgtagtgagtaaaggtgtagtgagtgaaggtgtagtgagtaaagatgtagtgggtaaaggtgtagtgagtgatgtagtgggtaaaggtgtagtgagtgaAGGTATAATGAGTAAAGATGTAGTGggtaaaggtgtagtgagtaaaggtgtaATGAATgaaggtgtagtgagtaaaggtATAGTGAGTGAAGGTGTAGTGAGTGAAGATGTAGTGGGTAAAGTTGTAAtgagtaaaggtgtagtgagtaaaggtgtagtgagtaaaggtgtagtgagtaaaggtATAGTGAGTAAAG GTGTAGTGAGTGAAGATGTAGTGGgtaaaggtgtagtgagtgaTGTAGTGGGTAAAGGTGTAATGAGTAAAGCTGTAGTGAGTGAAGGTGTTGAGAGTtttacacactcacatacaattAATTCCCTCACATCTCTCTTCAATCACATCCAGTATAGACATCTGTAA
- the LOC127916738 gene encoding uncharacterized protein LOC127916738 isoform X47 has translation MSKGVMSKGVVSKGVMSKGVMSEGVMSKGVMSKGVMSEGVMSKGVMSKGVMSKGVMSKGVVSKGVVSKGVMSKGVVSKGVVSKGVMSKGVVSKGVVSKGVMSKGVVSKGVVSKGVMSKGVVSKGVMSDVVSKGVMSKGVVSKGVVSKGVVSDVVSKDVMSKGVVSKGVMSKGVMSKGVVSKDVMSKGVMSKGVMSKGVMSKGVVSEGVVSKDVVGKGVVSKGVVSKDVVSKGVVGKGVVSKGVVSKGVVSKDVVGKGVVSKDVVSKGVVSKDVVSKGVVSKDVVSKDVVIKGVVSKDVVSKGVVSKDVVSKGVVSKDVVSKGVVSKDVVSKGVVSKGVVSKGVVSKGVVSKGVVSKDVVGKGVVSKGVLSEGVVSKGVVSKYVVGKGVVSKGVVSKDVVGKGVVSKGVVSKDVVSESVVSKGVVSKDVVGKGVVSKGVVSKGVVSKGVVSKYVVGKGVVSKGVVSKGVVSKGVVSKDVVSESVVSKGVVSKDVVGKGVVSKGVVSKDVVGKGVVSKGVVNDVVGKGVVSKGVVSDVVGKGVVSDVVGKGVVSEGVVSKGVVSKDVVGKGVVSKGVVSKDVVSKGVVSKGVVSKGVVSKGVVSKDVVGKGVVSKGVVSEGVVSKDVVGKGVVSKGVVSKGVVSKGIVSEGIMSKDVVGKGVVSKGVMNEGVVSKGVVSKDVVGKGVVSKGVVSKDVVSKGVVSKGVVSEGVVSKDVVGKGVVSDVVGKGVVSEGIMSKDVVGKGVVSKGVMNEGVVSKGIVSEGVVSEDVVGKVVMSKGVVSKGVVSKGVVSKGIVSKGVVSEDVVGKGVVSDVVGKGVMSKAVVSEGVESFTHSHTINSLTSLFNHIQYRHL, from the exons ATGAGTAAAGGTGTAAtgagtaaaggtgtagtgagtaaaggtgtaATGAGTAAAGGTGTAATGAGTGAAGGTGTAATGAGTAAAGGTGTAATGAGTAAAGGTGTAATGAGTGAAGGTGTAATGAGTAAAGGTGTAATGAGTAAAGGTGTAATGAGTAAAGGTGTAAtgagtaaaggtgtagtgagtaaaggtgtagtgagtaaaggtgtaatgagtaaaggtgtagtgagtaaaggtgtagtgagtaaaggtgtaatgagtaaaggtgtagtgagtaaaggtgtagtgagtaaaggtgtaatgagtaaaggtgtagtgagtaaag gtgtagtgagtaaaggtgtaatgagtaaaggtgtagtgagtaaaggtgtaatgagtgatgtagtgagtaaaggtgtaatgagtaaaggtgtagtgagtaaaggtgtagtgagtaaaggtgtagtgagtgaTGTAGTGAGTAAAGATGTAAtgagtaaaggtgtagtgagtaaaggtgtaATGAGTAAAGGTGTAAtgagtaaaggtgtagtgagtaaagaTGTCATGAGTAAAGGTGTAATGAGTAAAGGTGTAATGAGTAAAGGTGTAAtgagtaaaggtgtagtgagtgaaggtgtagtgagtaaagatgtagtgggtaaaggtgtagtgagtaaaggtgtagtgagtaaagatgtagtgagtaaaggtgtagtgggtaaaggtgtagtgagtaaaggtgtagtgagtaaaggtgtagtgagtaaagatgtagtgggtaaaggtgtagtgagtaaagatgtagtgagtaaag gtgtagtgagtaaagatgtagtgagtaaaggtgtagtgagtaaagatgtagtgagtaaag aTGTAGTGAttaaaggtgtagtgagtaaagatgtagtgagtaaag gtgtagtgagtaaagatgtagtgagtaaaggtgtagtgagtaaagatgtagtgagtaaaggtgtagtgagtaaagatgtagtgagtaaaggtgtagtgagtaaaggtgtagtgagtaaaggtgtagtgagtaaaggtgtagtgagtaaaggtgtagtgagtaaagatgtagtgggtaaaggtgtagtgagtaaaggtgtaTTGAGTgaaggtgtagtgagtaaaggtgtagtgagtaaatatgtagtgggtaaaggtgtagtgagtaaaggtgtagtgagtaaagatgtagtgggtaaaggtgtagtgagtaaaggtgtagtgagtaaagaTGTAGTGAGTGAAAgtgtagtgagtaaaggtgtagtgagtaaagatgtagtgggtaaaggtgtagtgagtaaaggtgtagtgagtaaaggtgtagtgagtaaaggtgtagtgagtaaatatgtagtgggtaaaggtgtagtgagtaaaggtgtagtgagtaaaggtgtagtgagtaaaggtgtagtgagtaaagaTGTAGTGAGTGAAAgtgtagtgagtaaaggtgtagtgagtaaagatgtagtgggtaaaggtgtagtgagtaaaggtgtagtgagtaaagatgtagtgggtaaaggtgtagtgagtaaaggtgtagtgaatgatgtagtgggtaaaggtgtagtgagtaaaggtgtagtgagtgatgtagtgggtaaaggtgtagtgagtgatgtagtgggtaaaggtgtagtgagtgaaggtgtagtgagtaaaggtgtagtgagtaaagatgtagtgggtaaaggtgtagtgagtaaaggtgtagtgagtaaagatgtagtgagtaaaggtgtagtgagtaaaggtgtagtgagtaaaggtgtagtgagtaaaggtgtagtgagtaaagatgtagtgggtaaaggtgtagtgagtaaaggtgtagtgagtgaag gtgtagtgagtaaagatgtagtgggtaaaggtgtagtgagtaaag gtgtagtgagtaaaggtgtagtgagtaaaggtATAGTGAGTGAAGGTATAATGAGTAAAGATGTAGTGggtaaaggtgtagtgagtaaaggtgtaATGAATgaaggtgtagtgagtaaaggtgtagtgagtaaagatgtagtgggtaaaggtgtagtgagtaaaggtgtagtgagtaaagatgtagtgagtaaaggtgtagtgagtaaaggtgtagtgagtgaaggtgtagtgagtaaagatgtagtgggtaaaggtgtagtgagtgatgtagtgggtaaaggtgtagtgagtgaAGGTATAATGAGTAAAGATGTAGTGggtaaaggtgtagtgagtaaaggtgtaATGAATgaaggtgtagtgagtaaaggtATAGTGAGTGAAGGTGTAGTGAGTGAAGATGTAGTGGGTAAAGTTGTAAtgagtaaaggtgtagtgagtaaaggtgtagtgagtaaaggtgtagtgagtaaaggtATAGTGAGTAAAG GTGTAGTGAGTGAAGATGTAGTGGgtaaaggtgtagtgagtgaTGTAGTGGGTAAAGGTGTAATGAGTAAAGCTGTAGTGAGTGAAGGTGTTGAGAGTtttacacactcacatacaattAATTCCCTCACATCTCTCTTCAATCACATCCAGTATAGACATCTGTAA